Within Borrelia puertoricensis, the genomic segment CTAGATACAGTGCATAACTTGCAAGTTTTGCTTCATATATGCTTAAGTTTTTAAGTGTAAGTTCGGTAGGTGTTTTAGGCTCTTCTGGTAGTGTGGCTATTGAAGTGCAACTAAATATCATACTAAATATAATGAATTGCAATAAAATTATTAGGTTTAGAATTAGTTTTTTGTTCACTTTTTACCTCCTTTTTTGTCTACTCTCTTATATCCTTTCATATCCTGTTCTAGTTCTTCTTTGAGTAATTGGGCCTTAGTTGACATAAGTTTATTGCGTTCAAGTCGTAATTCTTCAATTAAAGAAGGATTGGCGTCATTATTAATTGCATCAGTAAGCCTCATAATCTTATTAAGTATGGTTTCAAGTTCAAGAATGATTTGTTTGTGTTCTTGAACTTCCATTTTTTGCAGTGAATTTAAGTAAATGGTGTTCATGTATTTGTAAATATCAATGGCCTTTTTTATGCCTATCTCAAAAATTTGTTCATTTGGGGTATCACTATATCCAAGAAATTCCATTAGATTTTGAAGAAAAATTATTCCTAAATTGGTGTTGTTTTTGTTTAACATAAGTTATTCCTTAAATTTTTAATTTTATTTTTTTTTGTCAAAGAAATGCTTAATTATCTTAACTATTTCGTTCATGACAGGTCTTAATAGTAGCGTTAAAGGTATTAGTATAAGTAATACAAATCCTCCAATGATTATAAGTTTTGTCTCGGCAATATTTGATAAGAAGTCAAATACCGTATTCATATTGTCCTCCATTTTAAATGTGTGTTAGATGTATTATTCTGTATTTGAAAGATAAACCACTCAATTTTGTTATATTGATATATTAACATAAATTTAACAAAAATTAAATGTCCAAAACTATACTTTATTAAGATATGGAATATCTTGATTTAAATCATTGTTTAATAAGGCATAGTCTAATTTATACCATCCTGTAAGAATTGGTTGTGTTATATTGTGTTGTTTTCCACTGTAAAAATAGAAAGTTGTATGTTGTGATGTATTATTTTCTGAAAATTTAAGGTTGATCCTTTTTGTCATATTAACATTAGTATCTGTAGAACTTTTGATATCAAGGTTTATGTTAAGGTAGATGTATTGATCTTTCAAGTTTCTTGGGAATCTTAATTCTACTTGGTCACCTTTAATGTCTATATTTAGTGACTGTTCAGCAAATTCGTTATAAGAATAAAAAGTATCACTTGTGGATAATATTCCCCAATATTTAAAATTTGCAGGAACTCCTTGTAAATAATAGTGTGTTGTTAATCTTTTTAAGGCACCTCTGCTTCTACTGAATGCAATAAATTCTAGTTCTTTATCTTCGAAATTACTAGATCCTAGTAATTGTGCTGCAATGTTTAATTCTTTGTAAAGATTGTTCTTCTTTATGTAAAGCTCACCTATTGCATTATTTACTCTTTGGAAATCATCTATTCTGGCAAAAGTCTTTGTTGCATATTCTTTAAGTTTTTCTAAATTAGTGATTTCTGTAAAAATTTCTTTTAAATTCTCAATTAAGGTTTGAAATTCAACTAACTCAAATTCTCGTTTATTTGGATTGTAGGTTGATATTTGGCTTGATTTTACATTATTTCCAGATATCTTTAAATCTTCAATTAATGTTTCCTTAAGTTTGTTAAGGAGATCATTAAATTCAATACTATTTGGTTCTGTTTTGAGTCCTATTAGCTTAGAGATGATTTTTAAATACATTTTCTCTATGTGAGATTCGTATTCAATCAGCTCTTTAGATATTATCTCTCTTATGACCTTTTTGAAATATTCAAATCCTCCGTAGAATGTATCTTGTTTTATTTGTTCAAGTAAATTTTTGTATGTAATTGCATAAGTTTCTTCAACAATATCGTCAATGGGAATTAGGTCGTTTTCATTGACTTTGGTTTTTCTGTTAAAATCTTTTATTTGTATTATTTCTTCTGTTTCTTTATTTTCATAGTCCATATAATCTCCTTATTTTTTTAAACAATATAATATTTGAATTTTATTTTATTTCTTTATCATAAGTGTCAAAAATTTTAATAGTTCTTCCAGCAGGAATTAGGGATTTTATAAATTCATATATTGAGTTTTTAAAGTCCTTTGGAATATAGTTAGATGCAAGTTTTTTAAATTTTCCTTTGTGTTTAACTATAATAATTTTTAATTTTCCATTAATTTTGCCAGCTATTTTAAATTTAATAGGTGACCTAATATTATCAATTAATTTGATAATAATCTCTCCAGGTGTATTTGGATTTATGGTTACCTCAACTCTTGCATGCAAAAATGCCTTGAAGAGTAAATGAAAACTCTCATCTGTGCCTATTGATTTTATTGCAAATATTAATGCTTTAAGAGAATTGATTAGGTCTTTTTTAAGTCCTTTTTTTAAGTGAAATGCATTAAATAGTGATAGCATCATCAATGCAATGTATCTTGAATTGATGCTTTCTTGTAAATTAATTGTGTTAAAATTTTTAAGTAGTTCTTTAAGCTCTGCTAATAGCTGTTTTTTGAAGTTAAGTTCGCTTTGTATGATTTTTGCAATCTGTGTATTTTGTAAAAATTGTGGTATTGTTTTCATTACCTTATTCTTTGTCAATTATGAGTCTTAAATTTTCATCAAAAGATATCAGTTCATTTTCTTTAATTTCAACATCAGTATTGAAATTAAACCCAGATTCTTCAATTTCTGTTATTTTAGTCTCTAAGTTTTTTTTTATGCAAACACCGATGCGCATGCTTTTAATTCCTTTAATTGTGCTTACAGGACTTAAAAAATCTTGGTGCCTTAATGCAATGCCCATATCTTTATATTTATCTTTTATAATTTTTTTGTAAATTTCTTTTATTTGTCCAGCTACTTCCTTATACATTGCCTTTGTTTCGGTTTTGTATAGTACTTTTAAATATGCGTATTTAATTATTCCTAAGCTAAACTTATATGTCTTTTTTTGCCCATTTTTGTTTAAAAACTCAAGTTCTATTTGTCCCTGAAATGCTGTTCCGCTTGGGGCAGTATAATATATTGCTTTCCAAATATTCATCTGTGTTTGATTATCAATGATTTGGTTTTCTCTGTACTCAGTTTTAAATATTATGTGAATTGCAATCGTTCCTGATGAACTTATGATATTTGCATATTCTATATGTGGAACTGCTAGTAGTGCTTGTTTGATTGCTTCGTAAGTTGAACTTTTAGGTATGCTTAGGGATTCTTGTAAACTTTTAAAGTATTCCCCTCCTTCTTTAAGTGTTGCAAATAGTTCATTTAAAACTTTAATTATCTCTATATCAATTGCAGAACTTGGGTAGTTTATTATGTCAAATATTGAGTTGTCTTTTATCGAAATATTATATTCTTGTTTAAGTATTTCTTTTTTTATATTTTGTATCTCTTCTATTGATTTTGTAATAACCCCAATTTCTTCGTCAAATATTATTTTCATATATTGTATTCCATACTTAGCGTGTCCCCTGCTAGGAAAAATTGTAATGTTATTTTTTGATTTTCTTTTTTTATTCGGATATTTAATATGTCAATATTGAGACTTCTTAAAGTGTTTGCAAAAAAAGTTTTGATATCTTCTTCTTTTTGTGTCTTTAAGAGTTTTAAAAAAAAAGTAAAGTTAAGACCGTAGTTTTTATTATAAAGACTACCAATGGGTGTTTTTAGGTATAATAATAATTTTTGCTTTTGTTCATCAAGCCCATCTACTATTTTTAAATCATTGTCAAAAATTATATTAAATTCATCATCTATTTTAATATCCATTTTTA encodes:
- a CDS encoding BlyB family putative holin accessory protein — encoded protein: MLNKNNTNLGIIFLQNLMEFLGYSDTPNEQIFEIGIKKAIDIYKYMNTIYLNSLQKMEVQEHKQIILELETILNKIMRLTDAINNDANPSLIEELRLERNKLMSTKAQLLKEELEQDMKGYKRVDKKGGKK
- a CDS encoding BlyA family holin, whose protein sequence is MNTVFDFLSNIAETKLIIIGGFVLLILIPLTLLLRPVMNEIVKIIKHFFDKKK
- a CDS encoding DUF685 domain-containing protein; the encoded protein is MDYENKETEEIIQIKDFNRKTKVNENDLIPIDDIVEETYAITYKNLLEQIKQDTFYGGFEYFKKVIREIISKELIEYESHIEKMYLKIISKLIGLKTEPNSIEFNDLLNKLKETLIEDLKISGNNVKSSQISTYNPNKREFELVEFQTLIENLKEIFTEITNLEKLKEYATKTFARIDDFQRVNNAIGELYIKKNNLYKELNIAAQLLGSSNFEDKELEFIAFSRSRGALKRLTTHYYLQGVPANFKYWGILSTSDTFYSYNEFAEQSLNIDIKGDQVELRFPRNLKDQYIYLNINLDIKSSTDTNVNMTKRINLKFSENNTSQHTTFYFYSGKQHNITQPILTGWYKLDYALLNNDLNQDIPYLNKV
- a CDS encoding DUF735 family protein — encoded protein: MKTIPQFLQNTQIAKIIQSELNFKKQLLAELKELLKNFNTINLQESINSRYIALMMLSLFNAFHLKKGLKKDLINSLKALIFAIKSIGTDESFHLLFKAFLHARVEVTINPNTPGEIIIKLIDNIRSPIKFKIAGKINGKLKIIIVKHKGKFKKLASNYIPKDFKNSIYEFIKSLIPAGRTIKIFDTYDKEIK
- a CDS encoding DUF276 domain-containing protein (DUF276 is restricted to Borreliella and related spirochetes.), with product MKIIFDEEIGVITKSIEEIQNIKKEILKQEYNISIKDNSIFDIINYPSSAIDIEIIKVLNELFATLKEGGEYFKSLQESLSIPKSSTYEAIKQALLAVPHIEYANIISSSGTIAIHIIFKTEYRENQIIDNQTQMNIWKAIYYTAPSGTAFQGQIELEFLNKNGQKKTYKFSLGIIKYAYLKVLYKTETKAMYKEVAGQIKEIYKKIIKDKYKDMGIALRHQDFLSPVSTIKGIKSMRIGVCIKKNLETKITEIEESGFNFNTDVEIKENELISFDENLRLIIDKE
- a CDS encoding DUF2634 domain-containing protein, with translation MDIKIDDEFNIIFDNDLKIVDGLDEQKQKLLLYLKTPIGSLYNKNYGLNFTFFLKLLKTQKEEDIKTFFANTLRSLNIDILNIRIKKENQKITLQFFLAGDTLSMEYNI